The Prosthecobacter dejongeii genome contains a region encoding:
- a CDS encoding DUF4007 family protein, which translates to MTLTDLFASMPVSPSNFRYSGHETFVCRYAWLPKAVQHLSDGRNSRLFSDENDAMVRLGVGKNMVRSIRFWAETAGVIESLGDHKGYAVTPFGQELLGHDGHDQYLEHPSTLWLLHWKIATNPNGPIYQWVQMLNHWHRAEFTEGEAMGFLKKNLPPKAQSLSDRTTEDGLRVFINTFIPTRGRKGEVAEDNLDSPFVELGLLRRCGERTDIKSGQLEWIYSFAIEDKPGISAELFAYCLNDFWRNEHVNEQTISFGAAAVGEGSPGQIFKLPEASVRHYLDQIKQTTKGAITFQESASLQQVTRSSKADSFDFLENIYIPA; encoded by the coding sequence ATGACTCTTACAGACCTTTTTGCATCAATGCCCGTTTCCCCGTCCAACTTCCGCTATTCAGGCCACGAAACTTTTGTTTGTCGGTACGCCTGGCTGCCAAAGGCAGTGCAGCATCTCAGTGATGGGCGAAACTCGAGGCTCTTCAGTGACGAAAATGATGCCATGGTCCGGCTGGGTGTAGGCAAAAATATGGTTCGCTCCATCCGGTTCTGGGCTGAGACGGCGGGTGTTATCGAGTCTCTTGGCGACCACAAAGGGTATGCGGTCACTCCATTCGGCCAGGAATTGCTAGGGCACGATGGGCATGATCAATATCTAGAACACCCATCGACCCTCTGGCTCCTACATTGGAAAATCGCCACAAATCCAAACGGTCCGATTTACCAGTGGGTACAGATGCTTAATCACTGGCATCGTGCTGAGTTCACCGAGGGTGAAGCGATGGGGTTCTTGAAGAAGAATCTGCCACCGAAGGCGCAAAGCCTCTCAGACCGGACGACTGAGGACGGCCTTCGGGTGTTTATCAACACCTTCATACCCACAAGAGGACGCAAAGGTGAGGTCGCCGAGGACAACCTCGACAGTCCGTTTGTTGAGCTTGGTTTGCTTCGACGTTGCGGTGAGCGCACCGACATTAAAAGCGGTCAGCTCGAATGGATCTATTCCTTTGCAATCGAAGACAAGCCAGGTATTTCAGCTGAGCTGTTTGCCTATTGCCTGAATGATTTCTGGCGGAATGAACATGTCAATGAGCAAACCATCTCATTTGGCGCGGCAGCAGTCGGTGAAGGAAGTCCTGGGCAGATCTTCAAACTTCCAGAAGCATCGGTTCGACACTATCTCGACCAGATCAAGCAGACAACAAAAGGAGCGATTACGTTCCAAGAGTCTGCCTCGCTTCAGCAGGTAACCCGTTCTAGCAAGGCTGATTCGTTCGACTTTCTTGAAAATATCTACATCCCCGCCTGA
- a CDS encoding phosphatase domain-containing putative toxin, whose product MHFSTVIRVEIPSKLLACARPGYDFGRNAPVSKEVVKVWLDEAKVQGARSILCLLAAQHLRLYNQALPGGLLQAYRLAGFEVGHVPVGDHRSPPLSQRQLQQVLQLYEGLPKPVLIHCSAGLDRTGAAVAFIKKQRKDSTT is encoded by the coding sequence GTGCATTTTTCGACAGTGATCCGCGTCGAAATTCCCTCCAAGCTCCTCGCCTGCGCTCGTCCCGGCTATGACTTCGGGCGCAACGCCCCTGTTTCCAAGGAAGTCGTGAAAGTGTGGCTGGATGAAGCGAAGGTCCAGGGGGCTCGCTCGATTCTCTGCCTTCTCGCGGCCCAGCACCTGCGCCTCTACAACCAAGCCCTGCCAGGGGGCCTTTTGCAGGCATACCGTTTGGCTGGCTTCGAAGTTGGCCACGTCCCAGTGGGGGATCATCGTAGTCCACCTTTGTCACAACGCCAGCTTCAGCAGGTTCTCCAGCTGTATGAAGGCCTGCCGAAACCTGTGCTGATTCATTGCAGCGCCGGACTGGATCGCACCGGAGCCGCCGTGGCTTTCATCAAGAAGCAGCGCAAGGACTCAACAACCTGA
- a CDS encoding DUF5906 domain-containing protein has translation MSEDAPPRSAVAHGHITAAETALAKQIRAELNAELGLTPDGQILAAPTQQKGGRKKKEVVPLSEAAFEALLQTVCYDNSTRLFWKQTAEGTWLSLSQRDLVLHLKRKGMAERPGDDECISQVEEFICRMQEERFIHMCGDIGGHRAGYHTFGKTRILILNEPNFIDPVQGDWSMLEDIFQKMFGREQVPYIYGWIKVALDMFRQQSWMAGQVLALCGEKQSGKNLFTELLNHVFGGRSPGKPYSYMTQGTDFNSDFIGAELLTIEDEVSHTSIQSRRAFGAKIKDLAVNKNRRLHRKNAEALVVAPLQRLVISLNDEHERMRVLPPLESDIEDKIMLIKVFRHPMPMPTTTALEQKSFMAALIAQLPAFLHFLDCWQIPPKLVVSRFGIKHFHHPDLVAALQESDPEESLLELIDDVLFPADGSSEPWTGLANELVQKLNNSGSQRLFRGIGDALRDITQCGTYLGRLASKKPERIRKLSMSGGSQKWMIGAPCSEGCKKLQEHASKIQSVRKRIDEIKQAALRGADVGHVAHPKSTEEEVGDDHKVSLNACSPPDRQSVYVEGEGCPGDGVSGDAGKMEVACGPEPDLPAS, from the coding sequence TTGTCAGAGGACGCGCCTCCCCGTTCGGCAGTGGCCCACGGCCACATCACTGCAGCCGAGACTGCTTTGGCAAAGCAGATCCGGGCGGAACTCAATGCCGAACTGGGACTCACGCCAGACGGCCAGATTCTTGCTGCCCCAACTCAGCAGAAAGGAGGACGAAAGAAGAAGGAAGTAGTTCCGCTGTCCGAGGCGGCCTTCGAAGCGCTCCTTCAGACCGTTTGCTACGACAACTCCACGCGACTGTTCTGGAAGCAAACTGCTGAGGGAACGTGGCTCAGTCTCAGTCAGCGGGACCTTGTGCTGCATCTGAAGCGGAAGGGCATGGCAGAGCGTCCTGGTGATGACGAATGCATTTCGCAGGTGGAGGAATTCATCTGCCGGATGCAAGAGGAACGGTTCATCCATATGTGCGGTGACATTGGCGGCCACCGAGCGGGCTACCATACCTTTGGCAAGACCCGCATTCTGATTCTCAACGAGCCGAACTTCATTGATCCAGTTCAGGGTGACTGGTCCATGCTTGAAGATATCTTTCAAAAGATGTTTGGCCGGGAGCAAGTGCCCTACATCTATGGCTGGATCAAAGTGGCCTTAGACATGTTCCGGCAACAGTCGTGGATGGCGGGCCAAGTTCTGGCACTCTGCGGAGAAAAGCAGTCTGGCAAGAACCTCTTCACGGAATTGCTCAACCATGTCTTTGGTGGTCGCAGTCCAGGAAAGCCTTACAGTTACATGACGCAGGGGACAGACTTCAACAGTGATTTCATTGGTGCAGAACTGCTCACAATCGAAGACGAGGTGTCGCACACATCGATTCAGTCCAGACGGGCATTTGGTGCCAAGATCAAGGATCTTGCCGTCAACAAGAACCGCCGCCTCCATCGTAAGAATGCTGAGGCCTTGGTGGTGGCGCCATTACAGCGACTGGTGATCAGCCTCAACGATGAGCACGAGCGTATGCGGGTATTACCGCCTCTGGAGTCCGACATTGAAGACAAGATCATGCTGATCAAAGTCTTCAGGCACCCCATGCCGATGCCAACGACCACGGCTCTCGAACAGAAGTCTTTCATGGCTGCTCTCATTGCCCAACTGCCTGCATTCTTGCACTTCTTGGATTGTTGGCAGATCCCTCCCAAACTTGTCGTTAGCCGCTTTGGGATCAAGCACTTCCATCATCCCGACCTCGTGGCAGCTCTCCAGGAGTCCGATCCCGAAGAGAGCCTTCTGGAGCTGATCGATGACGTGCTGTTTCCGGCTGATGGCTCTTCGGAGCCATGGACGGGTTTAGCAAATGAATTGGTCCAGAAACTCAACAACAGTGGCTCTCAGCGTCTTTTCCGCGGCATAGGAGATGCCTTGCGGGACATCACTCAGTGTGGGACCTACCTGGGACGATTGGCCAGTAAGAAACCCGAACGCATTCGTAAGTTATCGATGAGCGGAGGGTCCCAGAAATGGATGATTGGTGCTCCTTGTTCTGAAGGATGCAAAAAACTCCAAGAGCACGCCAGTAAGATTCAGTCCGTTCGGAAGAGGATTGACGAAATAAAGCAGGCAGCTTTGCGAGGCGCCGATGTGGGACATGTTGCTCACCCCAAAAGCACTGAGGAGGAAGTCGGCGATGATCACAAAGTAAGTTTGAATGCTTGCTCACCCCCAGATCGTCAGTCTGTCTATGTGGAGGGAGAGGGCTGTCCTGGCGATGGTGTCAGCGGGGATGCTGGCAAGATGGAAGTGGCCTGCGGCCCAGAGCCTGATCTGCCAGCCTCGTAG
- a CDS encoding recombinase family protein — protein MEPRVAVYVRVSTDSQNHESQEAELREYCQRRGWKNVTWYRDTASGARQDRQGLADLMTKIRKGKVDVLLCYKLDRLGRSLSHLAQILAELQSCRVALICPSQGIDTTDGNPAAHLQLNILGAVAQFEREIITERVSAGIKAAQARGVKFGRPAASDARKQQVLALAAEGHKAKAISKSTRTPYSSVTEIIRSAQNQY, from the coding sequence ATGGAGCCAAGAGTTGCCGTTTACGTCAGGGTTAGCACCGATAGCCAGAATCACGAAAGCCAAGAGGCGGAACTGCGAGAGTATTGCCAGAGGCGAGGCTGGAAGAATGTGACGTGGTACCGCGACACAGCCTCAGGTGCCCGTCAGGATCGGCAAGGACTCGCAGACCTCATGACCAAAATCAGGAAGGGCAAGGTGGATGTATTGTTGTGCTACAAGTTAGACCGCCTCGGACGCTCGCTCAGCCACCTGGCACAAATTCTGGCAGAACTGCAATCCTGCCGAGTGGCTCTCATCTGCCCCAGCCAAGGCATAGACACAACGGATGGTAACCCAGCAGCGCATCTTCAGCTTAATATCCTCGGTGCCGTTGCCCAATTCGAGCGGGAAATCATTACTGAACGTGTGAGTGCAGGTATAAAGGCGGCCCAAGCGCGGGGCGTCAAATTTGGCAGACCAGCAGCTTCAGATGCTCGGAAGCAACAGGTGCTTGCTTTGGCCGCAGAAGGGCACAAGGCCAAAGCTATTTCAAAAAGCACGCGTACGCCGTATTCGTCAGTCACGGAGATCATTCGCTCTGCTCAAAACCAGTACTGA